A single genomic interval of Chryseobacterium paludis harbors:
- a CDS encoding peptide MFS transporter, with protein MYTLEEIQNFKGKYPKQLWTLFTVEMWERFCFYGMRGVLTIFMVDQLGLLEDKANLQYGAIQAFIYAFTFIGGIFADKILGFKKSLVFGGIIMSIGNLIIAFSPHDFFYFGITCSIIGTGFFKPNISSMVGELYKEDDPRRDAGYGLFYAGINIGGLLGGALCVYLGKYYSWSWCFLAAAIVMILGLITFFATKKSLGPIGDSPLQVLPQSKRTLREVLVYIGALLSMPLIFIMVKNTNYTDYFMYLIGIAAVGYFIVETLKQTSPYQKKLVAAFIFIFMYFLFNSIYEQSGGSLSLFAKDNLVHKLLGFGMDPNVINNSANSFFIIIFSPLIGLAWIGLNKRKLEPNTINKFGIGFLFLAAGFFLFYSLRYFAGSDGKSSLNLFTFTWLVITFGELCLGPIGMSIITKLSPKKMFGMMMGLWFLASAFGQFAAGKIGASLSEANTGNTNMSKLVAYTDGYKTLGIYALIAGVVLILMSSFVRKLMQDVK; from the coding sequence TTATGGGATGCGTGGTGTTCTTACGATTTTCATGGTGGATCAATTAGGTTTATTAGAAGATAAAGCGAACTTACAATATGGCGCCATACAGGCTTTCATTTATGCTTTTACTTTTATTGGCGGAATTTTTGCCGATAAAATTTTAGGATTCAAAAAATCCTTGGTTTTTGGAGGTATTATCATGTCAATCGGTAATCTTATTATTGCCTTTTCCCCACACGATTTCTTTTATTTTGGTATTACCTGCTCTATTATTGGGACTGGGTTCTTTAAACCCAATATTTCTTCCATGGTAGGAGAACTTTATAAAGAGGATGATCCGAGAAGAGATGCCGGATATGGCTTATTCTATGCAGGAATCAATATTGGTGGGCTTTTAGGTGGTGCTCTGTGTGTTTATCTGGGAAAATATTACTCCTGGTCCTGGTGCTTCCTTGCAGCAGCTATTGTGATGATTCTAGGTTTAATTACTTTTTTTGCTACGAAAAAATCCTTAGGTCCTATTGGAGACTCACCGTTGCAAGTACTTCCACAATCAAAAAGAACTTTACGCGAAGTATTGGTCTATATTGGTGCATTATTAAGCATGCCGCTTATTTTCATTATGGTGAAGAATACAAATTATACAGATTACTTTATGTATTTAATAGGTATTGCAGCTGTTGGGTATTTTATAGTTGAAACACTAAAACAAACCTCTCCTTATCAAAAGAAACTTGTTGCAGCATTTATATTTATCTTCATGTACTTTTTGTTCAACTCTATTTATGAGCAAAGTGGCGGATCTTTATCTTTATTCGCGAAAGACAATTTAGTACATAAACTTTTAGGCTTCGGGATGGATCCCAATGTGATAAACAATAGTGCTAACTCTTTTTTCATTATTATTTTTAGTCCGCTGATCGGTTTAGCATGGATTGGTTTAAATAAAAGAAAACTTGAGCCTAATACCATTAACAAGTTCGGAATTGGATTTTTATTCCTGGCTGCAGGATTCTTTTTATTTTATAGCCTGAGATATTTTGCCGGTTCAGATGGTAAGTCTTCACTCAACCTATTTACTTTTACATGGTTGGTCATCACCTTTGGAGAGCTGTGCTTAGGACCAATAGGAATGTCCATTATCACCAAATTATCACCAAAGAAAATGTTTGGTATGATGATGGGATTATGGTTTTTGGCAAGTGCATTCGGACAATTTGCAGCAGGGAAAATCGGAGCCAGCTTATCTGAGGCTAATACAGGAAATACTAACATGAGTAAACTTGTTGCTTATACTGATGGATATAAAACATTGGGAATCTATGCATTAATTGCCGGAGTGGTATTAATTTTGATGTCCTCCTTTGTGAGAAAATTAATGCAAGATGTAAAATAA
- a CDS encoding thioredoxin family protein, which produces MKKILSIVSLFLITFSFAQVKWMTIEEALKAQKQNPKKILVDFYADWCGPCKIMDKKTYGHPVIAQILNDNYYPVKFNAEEKGDIEIFGRTFSNHDKEYKKGKNSLHEFTQYMNVAAVPSTVFLDENGGPITILQGELSAIELEPYLEFISKDLYKKIRTREQWEDYQKRFKSKIKN; this is translated from the coding sequence ATGAAAAAAATTCTAAGCATAGTAAGTTTGTTTTTAATCACCTTCAGTTTTGCCCAAGTCAAATGGATGACTATTGAGGAGGCGCTAAAGGCTCAAAAACAAAATCCTAAAAAGATCCTTGTTGACTTTTATGCAGATTGGTGTGGCCCATGTAAAATAATGGACAAAAAGACTTATGGACATCCGGTTATAGCTCAAATTTTAAACGACAATTATTATCCGGTAAAATTCAATGCAGAAGAAAAAGGTGATATTGAAATCTTTGGAAGAACATTTTCAAATCACGATAAAGAGTATAAAAAAGGCAAAAATTCTTTGCACGAATTTACCCAATATATGAATGTGGCTGCGGTTCCAAGTACTGTTTTTCTGGATGAAAACGGAGGTCCCATTACGATCCTTCAGGGTGAACTTTCAGCGATTGAGCTTGAACCTTATTTAGAATTCATTTCTAAGGATTTATATAAAAAAATTCGAACCCGTGAACAATGGGAAGATTATCAGAAAAGATTCAAATCTAAAATAAAGAATTAA
- the recG gene encoding ATP-dependent DNA helicase RecG, whose product MTLETSIEYVKGIGPEKAKLIKNVLGISIVEDLLNFYPIRYLDKNKVYKIANLQESNIEIQLKGKITSVQEIQTGKTKRLTAKFNDETGMMDLVWFQYSKWLKEQLPINKEIYIFGKINLFNNQFSMPHPEIEIEEKKENDNRLRPIYPSSEKLTKRGLNQKFFQTILRNICKEIPNLIQENLPDYMMQSFKFLSRQQTFLNVHFPQNLEYFEKANYRLKFEESFFFQLGYGLKKIHHKSQSFGNPFPIVGDYFTGFYENHLPFELTNAQKKVLKEIRLDMKKPIQMNRLLQGDVGSGKTMVALLTMLIAMDNGFQSCIMAPTEILAQQHYNGIKELLEKTDINVRLLTGSTKASERKIIHQELENGELSILVGTHAVLEDKVKFKNLGLAIIDEQHRFGVAQRAKLWAKNKIPPHILVMTATPIPRTLAMSFYSDLDVSVIDEMPVGRKPIVTAHRREKDRMYVYNFCRDEIKKGRQVYFVYPLIEESETLDYKNLMEGLEHVMEAFSEYNVSMLHGRMKPDEKDAAMNYFASGKAEIMVATTVIEVGVNVPNASVMVIESAERFGLSQLHQLRGRVGRGAEQSYCILMTSDKLSTESRTRIRTMTETNDGFKISEVDMQLRGPGDILGTQQSGVVDFKRLDLVKDSAIIKTTKKVVEKILETDPLLGRIDHQIIKNYYLKYYKGKNKWSKIS is encoded by the coding sequence ATGACTTTAGAAACTTCCATAGAATATGTCAAGGGAATCGGTCCCGAAAAGGCTAAACTCATTAAAAATGTGTTGGGAATTTCTATTGTAGAAGATTTATTAAACTTCTATCCTATTCGTTATTTGGATAAAAACAAAGTGTATAAGATTGCCAACCTTCAGGAAAGCAATATCGAAATTCAGCTAAAGGGAAAAATTACAAGTGTTCAGGAAATACAGACAGGTAAAACCAAAAGACTTACTGCAAAATTTAATGATGAAACGGGAATGATGGATCTGGTATGGTTCCAATATTCAAAATGGCTAAAGGAGCAGCTACCAATTAATAAGGAAATCTATATTTTCGGAAAGATCAATTTATTTAACAATCAATTTTCAATGCCACACCCGGAGATTGAAATTGAGGAAAAAAAAGAAAATGACAATCGTCTAAGACCTATTTATCCCAGTTCAGAAAAATTAACAAAACGAGGTCTTAATCAGAAATTCTTTCAAACAATTCTTAGAAATATCTGCAAAGAAATTCCTAATCTTATTCAGGAGAATCTACCTGACTATATGATGCAGTCTTTTAAATTTTTATCAAGGCAACAAACTTTTTTGAATGTTCATTTTCCTCAAAATCTAGAATACTTTGAAAAAGCAAATTACAGATTAAAATTTGAAGAATCCTTTTTCTTTCAGTTGGGTTATGGCTTAAAAAAGATCCATCATAAAAGTCAATCATTTGGAAATCCTTTTCCAATTGTTGGTGATTATTTTACCGGTTTCTACGAAAATCATCTTCCCTTTGAGCTTACTAATGCCCAAAAGAAGGTTTTAAAGGAAATTCGACTGGATATGAAGAAACCTATCCAGATGAATAGACTTTTACAAGGCGATGTTGGATCAGGCAAAACCATGGTTGCCCTGCTGACTATGCTTATTGCAATGGATAATGGATTTCAAAGCTGCATAATGGCTCCGACTGAAATTTTGGCGCAACAACACTACAACGGAATAAAGGAATTACTGGAAAAAACAGATATTAATGTTCGCCTATTAACCGGCTCTACAAAAGCTTCTGAAAGAAAAATAATCCATCAGGAACTTGAAAATGGAGAACTCTCGATTTTAGTAGGAACGCATGCAGTATTGGAGGACAAAGTAAAGTTTAAAAACCTTGGTTTAGCTATTATTGATGAGCAGCATAGATTCGGTGTTGCCCAAAGAGCTAAACTATGGGCAAAAAACAAAATTCCACCCCATATTTTAGTAATGACCGCTACTCCTATCCCAAGAACACTTGCTATGAGCTTTTATTCTGACTTGGATGTGTCTGTGATTGATGAAATGCCTGTGGGTAGAAAACCTATCGTAACCGCACACAGAAGAGAAAAAGATCGAATGTATGTTTATAATTTCTGTAGAGATGAAATTAAAAAGGGCAGGCAGGTCTATTTTGTGTATCCCTTAATTGAAGAATCTGAAACCTTAGACTATAAAAATCTGATGGAAGGTTTGGAACACGTCATGGAGGCATTTTCAGAATATAATGTCAGTATGCTTCATGGAAGAATGAAACCTGACGAAAAAGATGCAGCCATGAATTATTTTGCCTCGGGAAAAGCTGAGATTATGGTTGCCACCACCGTTATTGAGGTGGGCGTAAATGTACCTAATGCTTCTGTTATGGTTATAGAAAGTGCTGAAAGATTTGGATTATCACAGCTTCATCAATTACGTGGCCGTGTGGGCCGTGGAGCTGAACAAAGTTATTGTATATTAATGACATCTGATAAACTATCTACTGAAAGCAGAACCCGTATCAGAACAATGACGGAAACGAATGATGGTTTTAAAATATCCGAAGTAGATATGCAGCTACGCGGTCCCGGGGATATCCTGGGAACTCAACAAAGTGGTGTTGTTGATTTTAAAAGACTGGATCTGGTAAAAGATTCAGCAATTATAAAAACGACTAAAAAGGTCGTTGAAAAAATTCTGGAAACAGACCCTCTTTTAGGCAGAATCGATCACCAGATCATAAAAAATTATTATTTAAAGTATTATAAAGGGAAAAATAAATGGAGCAAAATTTCATAA
- a CDS encoding response regulator, protein MTKEYLNAILVDDDEGNVILFKNILKDLKIAVKVQSFQNGKDLMKYLNNAEALIPEMLLMNYHIPQKSILECLDEIKMDFRLSNIITGVYAEALSEEDVERIFVKGSNIYIKKPDNYKDLKRVISEVVTLNWQYHTSGLNKDNLILKV, encoded by the coding sequence ATGACTAAAGAGTATCTGAATGCGATCCTCGTTGATGACGATGAAGGAAATGTTATTTTATTTAAAAATATACTTAAAGATCTAAAAATAGCAGTAAAAGTTCAGTCTTTTCAGAATGGTAAAGATTTAATGAAATACCTTAACAATGCTGAAGCTCTTATTCCTGAGATGTTATTGATGAACTATCATATTCCTCAAAAGAGTATTTTAGAATGTCTGGATGAAATAAAAATGGATTTTAGATTAAGTAATATCATTACAGGAGTATATGCAGAGGCTTTATCAGAAGAAGATGTGGAAAGAATTTTTGTAAAAGGATCGAATATTTATATCAAGAAACCGGATAATTATAAAGATTTAAAAAGAGTGATTTCCGAAGTTGTGACACTTAATTGGCAGTATCATACATCTGGACTGAATAAGGATAATCTTATCCTTAAAGTATGA
- a CDS encoding helix-turn-helix domain-containing protein, which produces MKMYVKFDFNALCKKVLDEKLKEQGLKYRLLNFGEVEFYEAFTQEQHTIFKKNLEDYGIEIIESQKIALVQKIKDAIVELVFSKDIVAVKASIYISEKLNHSYGYLSNLFSEVAYTSIENFIILQKIEYAKELIINNKLNLTEIAHKLNYSSVAHLSTQFKNTTGITPSQFHKIIGKRRKEQSVIVTNKMLYD; this is translated from the coding sequence ATGAAAATGTACGTGAAATTTGATTTCAATGCTCTTTGTAAAAAAGTGTTGGATGAAAAACTTAAGGAACAAGGCTTAAAATATAGATTATTAAATTTTGGGGAAGTCGAATTTTACGAAGCATTTACCCAAGAACAACATACTATTTTTAAGAAAAATCTTGAAGATTATGGTATCGAAATTATAGAAAGCCAAAAGATAGCATTGGTACAGAAAATAAAAGATGCTATTGTAGAATTGGTATTTTCTAAAGATATTGTTGCCGTTAAAGCATCTATTTATATTTCAGAAAAATTGAACCATAGTTATGGTTATTTATCAAATCTGTTTTCTGAAGTAGCTTATACTTCCATAGAAAATTTCATTATTCTACAGAAAATAGAATATGCGAAAGAATTGATTATCAATAATAAGCTTAATCTTACCGAGATTGCTCATAAGCTTAACTATTCCAGTGTAGCACATCTTAGTACACAGTTTAAGAATACAACAGGTATTACTCCCTCTCAGTTTCATAAAATAATCGGCAAGAGACGAAAAGAACAAAGTGTCATTGTTACTAATAAAATGCTGTATGACTAA
- a CDS encoding GNAT family N-acetyltransferase — translation MKLIKATEKDIPLIQDLARRSWENAYAEILSEEQMDYMLSTMYSADEISNHLKNPKYHYYLILDEVNDSPEGFVGYEHGYENQTTKLHRIYLVPESKGKGFGKEALVFLAGKTLENGDNRIILNVNKFNAARKFYESQGYKIYDEGVFDIGNNFVMDDYLMEFIIHK, via the coding sequence ATGAAATTAATTAAAGCAACTGAAAAAGATATTCCTCTTATACAGGATTTGGCAAGAAGGTCATGGGAAAATGCTTATGCAGAAATTCTTTCAGAAGAACAGATGGATTATATGCTTAGTACAATGTATTCAGCCGATGAAATTTCGAATCATCTGAAGAATCCAAAGTATCATTATTATCTAATATTAGATGAAGTTAATGATTCGCCTGAAGGATTTGTTGGCTATGAACACGGTTACGAAAATCAAACCACAAAGCTTCACAGAATTTATCTTGTTCCTGAAAGTAAAGGAAAAGGGTTTGGAAAAGAAGCACTAGTATTTCTAGCCGGGAAAACACTTGAAAATGGAGATAATAGAATTATCCTGAATGTGAATAAATTTAATGCAGCAAGAAAATTCTATGAATCCCAAGGATATAAAATATATGATGAAGGGGTTTTTGATATTGGAAATAATTTCGTGATGGACGACTATCTCATGGAGTTTATAATTCACAAATAA
- the dapA gene encoding 4-hydroxy-tetrahydrodipicolinate synthase, which yields MSILKGVGVALVTPFNEDLSVDFDSLTKLVEYNIENGTNYLVVLGTTAEAATLSEEEKKQVIDHIIKVNNKRLPLVLGIGGNNTLEVKKQIEETDVSAFEAILSVSPYYNKPNQEGLYQHYKVLASTGKKIIIYNVPSRTGQNIEAETTLRLAKEYPNLILIKEAAPNILQYFDILRKKPEGFSLVSGDDEYALPVTLAGGDGVISVIGQAYPKEFSTMVQLAFEGKVKEAYKIHNKLVEITRLIFAEGNPCGVKVILTEKGIIKNFLRLPLVPASEGLYAKIKAEMINI from the coding sequence ATGAGCATTTTAAAAGGAGTAGGTGTAGCTTTGGTAACACCCTTTAATGAAGATTTATCCGTTGATTTTGATAGTTTAACAAAACTTGTTGAATACAATATTGAGAACGGAACCAATTATTTAGTTGTTTTGGGAACTACAGCTGAGGCTGCAACACTTTCTGAAGAAGAGAAGAAACAGGTTATAGATCATATCATTAAGGTAAATAATAAACGCCTTCCTTTAGTTTTAGGAATTGGGGGAAATAATACCCTAGAAGTAAAAAAACAAATTGAAGAAACAGATGTGTCTGCTTTTGAGGCAATTTTATCCGTTTCACCATATTATAATAAGCCTAATCAGGAAGGGCTTTATCAGCATTATAAAGTGCTGGCATCTACAGGAAAAAAAATTATCATTTATAATGTGCCTTCCAGAACGGGACAGAATATTGAAGCTGAGACAACACTCCGTTTAGCAAAGGAGTACCCAAATTTAATCTTGATTAAGGAAGCAGCACCTAATATTCTTCAGTATTTTGATATATTAAGAAAAAAACCGGAAGGTTTTTCACTGGTATCAGGAGATGATGAATATGCATTACCTGTTACACTGGCAGGAGGAGATGGAGTGATCTCTGTAATAGGGCAGGCTTATCCAAAAGAATTTTCAACAATGGTGCAGTTAGCTTTTGAAGGAAAAGTGAAAGAAGCTTACAAGATTCATAACAAACTCGTTGAGATTACGCGCTTAATTTTTGCTGAAGGAAACCCATGTGGAGTTAAAGTTATTTTAACTGAAAAAGGAATTATTAAAAACTTTTTGCGACTTCCACTTGTTCCAGCTTCTGAAGGATTGTATGCCAAGATAAAAGCAGAAATGATCAATATTTAA
- a CDS encoding 5'-nucleotidase C-terminal domain-containing protein, whose protein sequence is MKNKFLLLGIALVSLTSCKTTSLQVANVETQKNISINKELKNDEAFVKVIEPYKLKLDKEMNQKISHTNVDLTKQGDNSNLGNLLADYTFSGADEWAKTHLKKNVDAALINIGGIRTSIGKGDILLKNVYEVMPFENEVVIVKMKGSDLEGLFEYYAKKQVNNPVSHLYIETDNGKPAKTLINGKAVNSNQDYYIATSDYLALGGDNMSFFAKGESIPTGIKMRELFIDYFKRNSEVVPNTDIRLNFIGKN, encoded by the coding sequence ATGAAAAATAAATTCTTATTATTAGGAATTGCTTTGGTTTCCCTTACCTCTTGTAAAACAACTTCTTTACAAGTTGCAAATGTAGAAACTCAGAAAAATATTTCTATTAATAAAGAGCTAAAGAATGATGAAGCTTTTGTAAAGGTTATTGAACCCTATAAACTGAAACTGGATAAAGAGATGAATCAAAAGATCTCTCATACCAACGTAGATCTTACAAAACAGGGAGATAACAGCAATCTTGGAAATCTTTTAGCTGATTACACTTTCAGTGGAGCAGATGAATGGGCAAAGACTCATCTTAAAAAAAATGTTGATGCTGCATTAATTAACATTGGTGGAATTCGTACTTCGATTGGAAAAGGTGATATTTTACTTAAGAATGTCTACGAAGTAATGCCATTTGAAAATGAAGTGGTTATCGTTAAAATGAAAGGATCTGATCTTGAAGGTCTATTTGAATACTACGCAAAAAAACAGGTCAACAATCCTGTTTCCCATTTATACATAGAAACCGACAACGGAAAACCAGCCAAAACTTTAATTAATGGTAAAGCAGTGAATTCTAATCAGGATTACTATATTGCAACCTCAGATTATTTGGCACTGGGTGGAGATAATATGAGCTTCTTTGCAAAAGGAGAATCAATTCCTACTGGAATAAAAATGAGGGAGTTATTTATTGATTATTTCAAAAGAAACTCAGAGGTTGTACCCAACACAGATATTCGTTTAAATTTTATTGGTAAGAACTAA
- a CDS encoding bifunctional metallophosphatase/5'-nucleotidase → MDRKSFLKAIGGGTLAMALAPNMMMAEELKLNSLTSTNKLTILHTNDQHSRIEPFDESYTKNPNQGGFARRASLIQQIRSQESNVLLLDSGDIFQGTPYFNFFGGELEFKLMSMMKYDASTMGNHDFDNGLQGFLKVLPNAQFPFICSNYDFKNTVLDGKTLQYKIFNKDGIKVGIFAVGIQLEGLVGKKQYQETVYSDPIDVAQHYSNFLKNEQKCDLVICLSHIGYDYHDEPNKVSDKILAANTENIDIILGGHTHTFLSEPQSFKNRQGKNVLVNQVGWAGLLLGRIDFYFDNNKNVQHISWNNQVIDSSIIA, encoded by the coding sequence ATGGATAGAAAAAGTTTTTTAAAAGCAATAGGTGGTGGAACTTTAGCAATGGCTTTAGCTCCCAATATGATGATGGCAGAGGAATTAAAATTGAACAGTCTAACCTCGACAAACAAACTTACTATTCTTCATACCAATGATCAGCACAGCAGAATAGAACCTTTTGATGAAAGTTATACAAAGAACCCTAATCAGGGAGGGTTTGCCAGAAGAGCAAGTTTAATTCAACAGATCAGAAGCCAGGAAAGTAATGTATTGTTATTAGATTCCGGAGATATTTTCCAGGGCACTCCTTATTTTAACTTTTTCGGAGGTGAGCTTGAATTTAAATTAATGTCTATGATGAAATATGATGCATCCACAATGGGTAATCATGATTTTGATAATGGACTTCAAGGTTTTTTAAAGGTCTTGCCTAATGCTCAATTTCCGTTTATATGCTCAAATTATGACTTTAAAAATACTGTTTTAGATGGAAAAACTTTACAGTATAAAATTTTTAATAAAGATGGAATTAAAGTAGGAATCTTTGCCGTGGGAATTCAGCTAGAAGGTCTGGTGGGTAAAAAACAATATCAAGAGACCGTTTATTCTGATCCAATTGATGTTGCCCAGCATTATTCCAATTTTCTAAAAAATGAACAAAAGTGTGATCTTGTGATCTGCTTATCTCATATTGGTTATGATTATCATGATGAACCTAATAAAGTGAGTGATAAAATATTGGCTGCCAATACAGAAAATATTGATATCATTTTAGGAGGCCATACCCATACTTTTCTATCAGAACCTCAAAGTTTTAAAAACAGACAGGGCAAAAATGTTTTGGTTAATCAGGTTGGATGGGCCGGACTTTTATTAGGAAGAATAGATTTTTACTTTGACAACAACAAAAACGTACAACATATTTCTTGGAACAATCAGGTTATAGACAGCAGTATAATAGCATAA
- the porZ gene encoding type IX secretion system anionic LPS delivery protein PorZ — protein sequence MKKLSIISLGILASIQFANAQVISSKKWSDIFSYNNVIAMKEDHGKIIAAAENGLFYYTISTGEITKLSKANGLHEVGISAFDYNPQTKIGLIGYQNGSLDVVTPDGVTYVVDIPIATGYNGSKKINHISITGDKAVVSVGYGLSIFDLKKKEFNDSTFFLVGGVYQASNEATIVGNKVYCVTTTGFKSHEMNTTFPIYSTWTTEMPGSFTQIDSESVLSFSSPTTAYLYDNGVATPLSQTFGKVSDIVVNPNNIIVTDQARIYSFNTNGNFMGAVSLGEECNTATTVNGKMYGGSILSGIKDEASNSFKPDGPYFNNAYKLSLYGENQLLISTGSRDARFNGPVINPKNPGFYYFNGMQWIYPSYFIGKSQTFNVLDATSNPSNPDEVFFTNYVFGGQGIYKMKYNAGNKDFDFTKYYDLAAPSDFVRRPVGLTYDDQNNLIATIAFMDTGSIAIAPYDKAADNFIVKDLGLLSNGVQKALYYENLLWIPMPRTNNFLVYDYKKTPTNVSDDTPYLLSQSNGLPTNSNGSISVAIDKAGDAWIGSDSGLRVFSNAVSAIKEPNPAVEPIIIEQNNLGEELFRDSQILQIEVDAGDYKWISVDGGGVYYMSSDGQRTIKHFTKENSPLPTNSITDIKVDRKTGKVYFVSYSGIVTYQGDVADVTSNFGDVVVYPNPVVYSNFKGKVTIKGLAEKTNIRIADVAGNVVHSAVARGGYYEWDLNNQRGTRVASGIYFVLMTNEDGSDKATAKIAVVN from the coding sequence ATGAAAAAACTCTCCATAATTTCCCTTGGTATTTTAGCATCCATACAATTCGCAAATGCACAGGTTATTTCGTCAAAGAAATGGTCGGATATATTCTCTTACAATAATGTGATCGCTATGAAAGAAGATCACGGAAAAATAATTGCAGCAGCAGAAAACGGACTTTTTTATTATACCATATCAACAGGTGAAATTACAAAGCTGTCTAAAGCAAATGGTCTACACGAGGTTGGTATATCTGCCTTCGACTATAATCCACAAACTAAAATAGGACTGATAGGTTATCAAAATGGTTCTTTAGATGTTGTAACTCCAGACGGGGTTACTTATGTGGTTGATATTCCTATTGCTACCGGATACAACGGAAGTAAAAAGATCAATCATATTTCTATTACTGGAGACAAGGCTGTTGTTTCAGTTGGATATGGACTTTCAATTTTTGATCTGAAGAAAAAAGAATTCAATGATTCTACATTTTTTCTTGTTGGTGGAGTTTATCAAGCGAGTAACGAGGCAACAATTGTTGGCAATAAAGTATACTGTGTAACCACTACCGGATTTAAAAGCCATGAAATGAATACTACCTTTCCGATATATTCTACATGGACTACTGAAATGCCAGGTTCATTTACGCAAATCGATTCAGAATCTGTACTAAGTTTTTCTTCTCCGACAACAGCATATCTCTACGACAACGGTGTAGCTACTCCACTTTCACAAACTTTTGGAAAAGTTAGCGATATCGTAGTAAATCCAAATAATATCATTGTAACCGATCAAGCCAGAATTTATTCATTTAATACTAATGGAAATTTCATGGGCGCTGTAAGTCTTGGTGAAGAATGTAACACAGCAACAACAGTGAACGGCAAAATGTATGGTGGATCCATATTATCAGGGATTAAGGACGAAGCCAGTAACTCATTTAAACCAGATGGTCCATATTTCAATAATGCATACAAGCTTAGTTTATATGGTGAAAATCAACTTTTAATATCAACAGGTTCCAGAGATGCAAGATTTAACGGGCCTGTAATCAATCCTAAAAACCCAGGTTTTTATTATTTTAATGGAATGCAGTGGATTTATCCATCTTATTTTATAGGAAAATCCCAAACTTTTAATGTTTTGGATGCTACTTCTAATCCTAGTAATCCTGATGAGGTTTTCTTTACCAATTACGTCTTTGGAGGGCAAGGTATTTACAAGATGAAGTATAATGCTGGTAATAAAGATTTCGATTTTACTAAATATTACGATTTAGCTGCACCTAGTGACTTTGTACGTCGTCCAGTTGGTTTAACATATGATGATCAAAATAACCTCATTGCTACTATTGCATTCATGGATACAGGTTCCATCGCAATAGCTCCCTATGATAAAGCAGCAGATAATTTCATTGTAAAAGATCTCGGTCTTTTAAGTAATGGTGTTCAAAAAGCATTATACTATGAAAATTTATTATGGATTCCCATGCCAAGAACAAATAACTTCTTGGTATATGATTATAAAAAAACACCTACAAATGTATCTGATGACACGCCTTATTTGTTAAGTCAGTCCAATGGACTTCCAACCAATTCTAACGGAAGTATTTCTGTCGCTATTGATAAGGCAGGAGACGCATGGATTGGTTCTGATAGTGGATTAAGAGTGTTCTCAAATGCTGTATCAGCAATTAAAGAACCTAATCCTGCTGTAGAACCAATTATTATTGAGCAAAATAATCTTGGAGAAGAGCTTTTTCGTGATTCTCAAATCTTACAAATAGAAGTAGATGCAGGAGATTACAAATGGATCTCTGTAGACGGCGGTGGCGTTTATTATATGTCTTCAGATGGACAGCGTACCATCAAACACTTTACTAAAGAAAACTCGCCATTACCCACCAATAGTATCACAGACATTAAAGTAGACAGGAAAACAGGAAAAGTATATTTTGTTTCCTATAGCGGAATTGTTACTTATCAGGGCGATGTGGCTGATGTAACTTCCAATTTTGGAGATGTTGTGGTTTATCCAAATCCTGTGGTATATTCTAACTTTAAAGGAAAAGTAACCATTAAAGGTTTAGCTGAGAAAACGAATATCAGAATTGCAGATGTAGCTGGAAATGTTGTTCATTCAGCAGTAGCAAGAGGTGGTTATTACGAGTGGGATCTCAATAATCAACGTGGCACGAGGGTAGCATCAGGAATCTATTTTGTATTAATGACCAATGAAGATGGTTCTGATAAGGCTACTGCTAAAATAGCTGTGGTTAATTAA